The sequence GACGTTCTTGGCCATTTTAGTTAAATTCCTATGTATATTTTTTGTAGATTTTTAGGTAGGAATACAGTTAATTAGTATTGCTAATCTAAGAGTAAGAACCTAAGTTTAAGATTGTGTTAATTGATTATAAATATTAGATTAATTTACAAAAATTAAGTTTGCATTTGACTTTTTTTTAGGACTTTTAAATAAAATGACCTTTTTATGCTAATAGAACAATTTCTATATACTTGAGATACCCTTACAGCAAGGCTTTAAGGCAATATGTCTATTGACATTTAAATGTATTGTTGATATAAAGTAAGGTTGTAAAATTTAATAATCCTATTGATATCAGTCATATAAATTTAATTCTTAAAGTTAAGAGTTGTGGTTAAAATTAAAGTTAATAATAACTTTTGTAATCTGCATTTGATTTTTTTACTGTTAAATGATTGATGATGTAGAGACGTAGCAGTGCTACGTCTCCAGGATTTAAAATACAATGCAAATATCAATCAAATATCAAGCAAATACAACGCTGGTATCAACATCTAAACCAGTTACACCGTTAAGCATTGCTAAAGTTTGACCGTTGAAGTTAATTTCAGTATTGCCATTGATTTCATTCAGCATTAAAGTATTCGCATCGATACCGAGGCTCGAACTACCCAAAATACCAATTACATCAGTACCAATTTCAAAATCAACGATGGTATTTTTAGATTCGGCAATTTCTCCAGTGACAATCCAGAATTGGTCGGCACCCTCGCCACCAGATATGATATTATCGCCACCGGATGCAAAGAATTTATCGTTGCCTTTACCACCAAGTACGCGATTTTGATTGCCAAGGTAAACTGTATCTTCTCCGCTACCAGCATCAACTCGGTTGTTGCTGCCGCCAAAAGCTAAATCAATCTCATCGTCACCAGAACCAGCAAATAGGATGTTCTTATCACCCTCGAAGTTGCTTTTAGAAACAAATAAATCTTTATCGCTACTACCCGCGACTAGTTTAGATTCTTCGCTCTCCATCCCGGATTGACCTAAACGGGAATCTAAATCTAAGGATTTATCTAATTCTAGAAGAATGACTTCATTATTATCGATACCCTCACTTCGTCCGGTGGAGAAGGGATAATTATTATCGTTAGCAACTAAGATTGTGTTTTCGTCAATAACTAAAACATCTTCGATGGTAACGAAAGGGAACGAGAAAGTGGTTTCACCATCGTTATTCAAGTCGTTGGGGTCTTGAATATTCAATAGATCGACCGCTTCTTCTTTCTCAACGTAACCGTTTTCGTCTACCTGAGAGATATCAACTTTGAAAATTTTCTTGAACTCTGCCTCATCCCCTTGCTTTCCATCTCTTTCAATGACTAAAAATTCTGAATCGTTGATAGGAGCAAAATCACCAATTGCATGACCGGGAACTGAGGTTTGATAGAAACCAACTAAGCCCGTGTACTTGCTGGTTGTCGCATCAAACTTGTAAATTCGTAAAGCATCATCAGGATCTCCTGCAACCGCTCCTTCTAATAAAGGATATAACGTTTTGCGGTCTGGACTAAAAGCCATTCCTTCAAAACCGCGAGATGAAGCAAGATTTGAGGGGACAATTTCTTGGTTAACCGCAATTCTGCCGGTTTCGGGAAAATCGGTGAAGAAACCATCCACACCTAATTCGATAAACTGCTTGAATTCACCTTCAGGAGTTTGCACGGTACCGTCGGGGTTTAAAGTCAGGAAGCGCTCTTCATTTCGTAGAGTGTAGGGATGAATTTGCATTCCTGCCTCATGCGCCCATTCGACATAAGGACGAATTTCTCCGGTGAGTTGGGTTGTGATTTCTGCATTTCCATCACCATTTGCATCAACAGGATTATCTATAGATTCCCTTAACACAAAACTGTTTTTCCAAGGTCCCACACCTTCAGCGTAGGTTTCACCGATATAATCAAAAATTTCTTTGGTGGCTAAATCTTGATAAGTCGTATCTGGAATACCATCACCAGTGACATCTTCACCAAAATCGGGAACTACACTCACAAAATCGCCGTAAACAGCTTTTGCATCAGCTTCGTCAAAATCGGGGTTGCTGAAATTCGCAACAATATCGTAAGGTACCGAGAAACCACCACCGTTTTCGTTGATAAACTCGTCTTCGACATCGCCGTAAAGTTGAACTAAGGGTATATCTGATAAACCAGCACCGGGAAGCAGATTATTTTGTAAATCGAGAAGATTGGCAACTTCAAAAGACTGAATAAAAATTCTGCTAGAGTCGGTAAAACCAGTCTCTTGCAAAGTTTGAATTAAAGGCTCTTCCAAAGACAACCCTTGCTCGTCAAAGAAAGTCGGGTGTTTCGTTTCGGGATATATTCCAACTTTTTCCCCGGTTTCCGCTTCTACTTGCTGTACAAGTTCGATAACTTCTTTAAAAGTAGGAATTTCAAACTCACCGTTAAAAGATTGATCGCGGAAATCGCGAGACTGTACCGCTCGCAACTGTTTGATTTCAGCTAAAGTAAAATCTTCAGCAAAATAAGCCGTAACTTCCTCTCCATCAAGATTTTTAGTAGATTTACGCTCCTCTCCAAACACTTCACCAACATTGGTGGTGTCATCTAAAATTGGTTCGTGACGTGCAATTAGCACCCCATCTTTAGTAATTACTAAATCTGGTTCGATAAAATCGGCACCTTGAACAATAGCACGACGATAAGCTTCCAAAGTATGTTCTGGTAATTCCCCGCTGGCACCACGGTGGGCTATAACCAGGGGTGGTTCGCCATCGAGGGTATTGAAAAGAACGTCGGGATTTTGGGGAGAACGAACTACAGGTTCATCGCTACTTGCTAAATTCGGAGTGGCAATCGGTGCTTCAATCAACTTTCCCGTCGAATCGAAGTGAAGCAAAAATGGCCCAAACTCATCCCCTACCCAAATCGAGCCGTCGTTAGCAATTACAAAAGATTCAATATCAAAATCCGCACCAGTCAAAAACCGCTGCGGAGAATCCTCGTTAACTATATCAAAAGGAATCAAATTATCGGGATCGGAAAGTTGAATAAACTGTTCAACCTCAATAGTTCCATTCCCTTCGTTGGCTTTCTTAAAATCGGGATTTACCTGATAAATCCGCAATAGATAGTCGGAACTATTATTTTTATTTCCAAAACCGTTATCTGACAAAAACCAGTAAGAATCATTATTACCAGGAGCAAACTGAACGCCACTAAAGCCTTGAACTGGCTGTCCTTCAAAAGGTCCAGTACGTCCGTTAGCAGAAATATCAGCACCTGCTGGGGAACCTTCCGCGAAAGTATCGGCAGGTAACGATGCGAATCCTGTTAATTTGACCGCCATTTATATGTTCCTTTTGATGTATTTAAGGTAGCGAATAAATTTTAAACATACTTTTTCGCCTCCTTGACTTTTTCAAAAAAGGAGGTAAAAGGATATGTTCAGATTTTGCTTTTAATAACGCTAGGAAATTACTAGACTATTAAGGTGAATAATTATCGCTGCTACTAGATTAAGAATATAGAATTAAAACCGTGTTAATTTGTGATAAAGATTACATTAACAAAGTTCTTTTAAAATGTTGGAGTTACTTAATTCTGTAGAGAAGCAATTATATAAAAAGCCCTTACAGTATAAGTTTAGGGCTTTGTTAATATAGCTACATGCTGGAATGATGTTGCGGCAATCTAATTAATAATGCCAAATTTATCAAATTACGACTAAATAAACACGATGCTGCTGTGAATGTCGGAAGCAGTAACATTGTTAAAAACAGCCAGCGTCTGATTTTTTATCAGAACTTCTGTATTGCCATCGACTTCCTGCAAATCTAAAGTCGAAGCGTCGATACCCAAACTCGAACTACCAACAATACCAATTACATCGTTACCAACCTCAAAGTCGGCTATGATATTTGCCGATTCGGGGATTTCTCCGTTAAAAATCCAGAATTCATCTGAACCTTTACCACCAAATAGAATATTATCACCACCAGATTGAACGAAGAATTTATCGTCACCTATACCACCTTCGAGGATGCTATTACTTCCCAGGTAGAAGATATCATCACCATCAGTAGCGTTAAATTCATCATCACTAGTACCATCAATAACTGTTACTCTATTGCTTACATGAATAACATCATCTCCACTATCAGCATCAATAGAGTATTGATTTTGATCTGAATCATCAGGAATATCATCAACAGCATTATCTAAATCAGCTTTTACGATTGATTCGCGATCGCTCGAAGTTTTAGAATCAGGTAAATTGTTAGCAGTTTCTACCAAAGGACTATTTTTGCTAACATCAAATTCAGAAAACTGGGTATCGGTTAATTTTAGCTCTGCAAGATTCTGACTACTGTCTGTATATGCTGCTTCCTTTTGATTTGTCGAATCCACCTCTACTGTATTAACTTCAGCTTTAACACCGGATGAAAATTCTGAACTAGCAATATTTTCACTATTATCCACAGATGTTGAATAGTCTTTATTTGACAGGCTATTACGTTTGTTTCCAAATACAGAATTAACTGCTAATTTCTTTTGGGGAGTAGCTTCCGGGATTTCTTCTGTTTCTATTTGAGCAGCTTGTCTTGTTTTGAGAATGATTTTTGGTTTGCTGTGAAACTCAATAATTGGCAAATCTATATGTGTAATATCAAGGCTATTATCTTCAGCTTCGACATTTAAACTTTCAGTCTTAGTAATTCTAGGTTCCGATCTTCCTTGATTGCCGTACTTATTGAAAGTTGGAGATTTTACTATTCGTACACTTGCAGATGCTGCTGCCATACTAATAGATCCATATTTTCTATTAGTTGCTGGCTGTAGAGCAGTCAAGTTTTTAGTCGCATCTCTATCTATTGACAAATCTGTCTCGGAAGATAGTGCAGTTTTGGGTTTAGCTGCATAGTCAATTGATAAATCTTTTACAGGCAATGGTTGCTTTAGCTCCATTGCAGTAATTTTAGAAGTTTGCTTGGAGTTAGGAATATCTAGAGATATACCTGTAATTGCAA comes from Rivularia sp. PCC 7116 and encodes:
- a CDS encoding esterase-like activity of phytase family protein gives rise to the protein MAVKLTGFASLPADTFAEGSPAGADISANGRTGPFEGQPVQGFSGVQFAPGNNDSYWFLSDNGFGNKNNSSDYLLRIYQVNPDFKKANEGNGTIEVEQFIQLSDPDNLIPFDIVNEDSPQRFLTGADFDIESFVIANDGSIWVGDEFGPFLLHFDSTGKLIEAPIATPNLASSDEPVVRSPQNPDVLFNTLDGEPPLVIAHRGASGELPEHTLEAYRRAIVQGADFIEPDLVITKDGVLIARHEPILDDTTNVGEVFGEERKSTKNLDGEEVTAYFAEDFTLAEIKQLRAVQSRDFRDQSFNGEFEIPTFKEVIELVQQVEAETGEKVGIYPETKHPTFFDEQGLSLEEPLIQTLQETGFTDSSRIFIQSFEVANLLDLQNNLLPGAGLSDIPLVQLYGDVEDEFINENGGGFSVPYDIVANFSNPDFDEADAKAVYGDFVSVVPDFGEDVTGDGIPDTTYQDLATKEIFDYIGETYAEGVGPWKNSFVLRESIDNPVDANGDGNAEITTQLTGEIRPYVEWAHEAGMQIHPYTLRNEERFLTLNPDGTVQTPEGEFKQFIELGVDGFFTDFPETGRIAVNQEIVPSNLASSRGFEGMAFSPDRKTLYPLLEGAVAGDPDDALRIYKFDATTSKYTGLVGFYQTSVPGHAIGDFAPINDSEFLVIERDGKQGDEAEFKKIFKVDISQVDENGYVEKEEAVDLLNIQDPNDLNNDGETTFSFPFVTIEDVLVIDENTILVANDNNYPFSTGRSEGIDNNEVILLELDKSLDLDSRLGQSGMESEESKLVAGSSDKDLFVSKSNFEGDKNILFAGSGDDEIDLAFGGSNNRVDAGSGEDTVYLGNQNRVLGGKGNDKFFASGGDNIISGGEGADQFWIVTGEIAESKNTIVDFEIGTDVIGILGSSSLGIDANTLMLNEINGNTEINFNGQTLAMLNGVTGLDVDTSVVFA